Proteins co-encoded in one Bremerella sp. TYQ1 genomic window:
- a CDS encoding response regulator produces the protein MRESKHFILVVEDDPLLADITAFRLELLGFEVLTAENADEALTACETQHVDLVIVDLELAGMKGLDLIHQLQITEETHETPILVFSTDPSLDVVQKAFKAGAKDYLVTPYDPAVLEHKIELLLSPETVQ, from the coding sequence ATGCGCGAAAGCAAGCATTTCATTCTTGTCGTCGAGGACGATCCGTTGCTGGCGGACATCACGGCGTTTCGTTTGGAACTGCTCGGCTTCGAGGTCCTGACCGCTGAGAACGCGGACGAAGCGTTGACGGCTTGCGAGACCCAGCATGTCGATCTAGTGATTGTCGACTTAGAGCTGGCAGGCATGAAGGGGCTCGACTTGATCCATCAGTTGCAGATCACTGAAGAGACGCACGAGACACCGATCCTCGTCTTCTCGACCGATCCCAGCTTGGACGTCGTGCAGAAGGCATTCAAAGCGGGCGCGAAGGACTACCTGGTCACGCCGTACGACCCCGCAGTGCTGGAACACAAAATCGAATTATTGCTGTCGCCGGAAACGGTTCAGTAG
- a CDS encoding Tfp pilus assembly protein FimT/FimU — MDRCANQPNDRVWIQTRSFSFSRRGYSLIEMLAVVVILGILAAIGAVRLAPGLKDNLATETDSFRMLMALREARSAAISTGDEHRLRLLQSGGTITGYQIERLGGSTTVVEGPHLFSGRAAISQTGSDATFDFQGQAIVAPVLTFVGPNRTDRITVVSATGWGLLEQL; from the coding sequence ATGGATCGTTGTGCGAATCAACCGAATGACCGCGTTTGGATTCAGACGCGGTCGTTTTCGTTTTCACGCCGCGGGTACAGCTTGATCGAGATGCTGGCCGTGGTGGTGATTCTGGGTATCCTCGCTGCGATCGGTGCGGTACGTCTGGCCCCTGGGTTGAAGGACAATTTGGCGACCGAAACCGATTCGTTTCGTATGCTGATGGCGCTTCGCGAGGCCCGCTCGGCGGCGATCTCAACGGGGGACGAACATCGTTTGCGGCTGTTGCAATCAGGCGGAACGATTACCGGATATCAAATTGAACGCCTGGGTGGTTCGACCACGGTCGTCGAAGGCCCGCATCTGTTTTCTGGCCGAGCTGCCATCTCTCAAACCGGTAGTGACGCGACGTTTGATTTTCAAGGACAGGCCATCGTCGCCCCGGTGCTGACGTTTGTCGGACCGAATCGAACCGATCGCATTACGGTCGTCTCCGCGACCGGCTGGGGCTTGCTCGAGCAGTTGTAA
- a CDS encoding type II secretion system F family protein, giving the protein MKANTLPSRSKSGGIVGLLQWLHSIQLTPGRKKQGLSPRRVGEIFSHLATLLENGVTLPKAILTIANESSMRWGRPLLKSLHSAIERGDSFSKALAREEGMIDEIVIQQIRIGERSGNVPQVLRRIADKMESDNDLRGRIIKKISYPAIVTIAGSGVCAFMILFILPVFEETYRKSKIPLPLPTQVLVSVGHFATSYGWIVLLAILAAGLIVRQIRRNRPMAIAMDQRMLRLPLIGPWLVDMAMLQFMEALGTMLESGFHLADALTQCQGTVGNLAVDRAIGSLGSAVRRGERLSREMERHQQLFPPVVSQLVIVGEQTGNLGPASRQVRDHLKKDIERKTDSFVRVVEPVTTILMALLVGGILLAIYMPMFGMLDLVEK; this is encoded by the coding sequence ATGAAAGCGAATACCTTGCCGAGCCGATCGAAGTCAGGCGGAATCGTCGGGCTACTACAGTGGCTGCACTCCATTCAACTGACGCCTGGGCGCAAGAAACAAGGCCTTTCGCCGAGACGTGTCGGCGAGATCTTTTCGCACTTGGCGACGCTGCTGGAAAATGGCGTGACGCTGCCGAAAGCCATTTTGACGATCGCCAACGAATCGTCGATGCGTTGGGGGCGACCGCTGCTGAAATCATTGCATAGTGCGATTGAACGTGGTGATAGCTTCTCGAAGGCATTGGCCCGCGAAGAAGGCATGATCGACGAGATTGTGATTCAGCAAATTCGTATTGGTGAACGATCAGGCAACGTGCCGCAGGTGCTGAGACGCATCGCCGATAAGATGGAATCGGACAACGATCTACGGGGACGGATCATCAAAAAGATCAGCTACCCGGCGATTGTGACGATTGCCGGTAGCGGCGTTTGCGCGTTCATGATCTTGTTCATTTTGCCGGTCTTCGAAGAGACGTATCGCAAGTCGAAGATTCCTTTGCCGTTGCCAACTCAGGTATTGGTGAGTGTCGGGCACTTCGCCACATCGTACGGATGGATCGTCTTGCTGGCCATTTTGGCGGCCGGATTGATCGTGCGACAAATCCGACGGAATCGACCGATGGCGATTGCCATGGATCAGCGAATGCTGCGGTTGCCGTTGATTGGCCCATGGCTGGTCGACATGGCGATGTTGCAGTTTATGGAAGCGTTGGGAACGATGCTGGAAAGTGGCTTTCACCTGGCCGATGCCCTGACGCAGTGCCAAGGAACGGTTGGCAATTTGGCTGTCGATCGAGCGATTGGCTCGTTGGGAAGCGCAGTTCGCCGCGGCGAACGACTTAGTCGCGAGATGGAACGCCACCAGCAACTGTTTCCGCCGGTGGTCAGTCAATTGGTGATTGTCGGCGAACAGACCGGCAACTTGGGGCCAGCGAGCCGCCAGGTGCGCGATCACTTGAAGAAAGACATCGAACGAAAGACCGATAGTTTCGTGCGTGTCGTTGAACCGGTCACAACGATCTTGATGGCGTTGCTGGTCGGAGGGATTTTGTTAGCGATCTACATGCCAATGTTTGGAATGTTGGATCTTGTTGAGAAGTAG
- a CDS encoding prepilin-type N-terminal cleavage/methylation domain-containing protein — protein sequence MVFRARTTRNGFSLLELLVAVTLMVSAVTAVSVLLRVNYEAWIDYRSDNLRHESAVGVLRHMVREIRQCEQITAISAAGDNSGSLTVRMPSGDSVVWDHEGTNVLFGTTTADQLLGNNITGLRMVGYQYDGVTSATQPEEVQCVRITVSYTLPQKATANRTLTATAWVRAF from the coding sequence ATGGTTTTTAGAGCACGCACAACACGAAACGGCTTCAGCCTGCTGGAACTGCTGGTGGCGGTCACGTTGATGGTCTCGGCCGTGACGGCGGTGTCGGTATTGTTGCGCGTGAACTACGAGGCCTGGATTGACTATCGCAGCGACAACCTCCGGCATGAATCGGCCGTGGGCGTGCTGCGACACATGGTTCGAGAAATTCGCCAATGCGAACAAATTACGGCCATCAGTGCCGCTGGTGATAACTCCGGAAGCCTGACCGTTCGTATGCCCTCGGGCGATAGTGTCGTGTGGGATCATGAAGGGACCAATGTGCTGTTCGGAACGACCACGGCTGACCAGCTTTTAGGGAACAACATCACCGGCCTGCGTATGGTGGGTTACCAATACGACGGCGTCACGAGCGCGACGCAGCCGGAAGAAGTTCAGTGTGTACGAATCACGGTGAGTTACACATTGCCGCAGAAAGCGACCGCCAATCGAACGTTAACCGCAACGGCGTGGGTTCGTGCGTTCTGA
- a CDS encoding competence type IV pilus major pilin ComGC: protein MSQAKFNRKRRGFSLLELLAVVVILGIIAAIVVPRVSTSSETAKQRVNEHNIATLNAAVERYFVNEGSWPSALSDLGTDYLPDGVPAVPTDDSLSYTIDGTTHRVSAN, encoded by the coding sequence ATGAGTCAAGCCAAGTTCAATCGTAAGCGTCGTGGGTTTTCGTTGTTAGAGCTTTTGGCAGTGGTGGTCATCTTGGGGATCATCGCAGCGATTGTCGTCCCACGCGTTAGTACCTCGAGCGAAACCGCGAAGCAGCGTGTCAACGAACACAACATTGCGACGCTGAATGCTGCCGTCGAACGATACTTCGTCAACGAAGGAAGCTGGCCGTCGGCGTTGAGCGATTTGGGAACAGACTATCTTCCAGATGGTGTTCCGGCCGTTCCGACCGACGACTCGTTGAGCTACACGATTGACGGTACTACGCATCGCGTGAGTGCGAACTAA
- a CDS encoding glycosyltransferase family 39 protein → MFSANKNLGLLVALCAIVFFVNLGGPKLWDRDEPRNAGCAIEMMEAADWVVPRFNDELRTHKPALLYWLMITAYSWFGISEFSARFFSAVLGTLTVLLTYDIGRRLFNPTAALWAGICLATTLMFTVAARAATPDAPLIFFVTLGLWTYVLFSFRATEDESVEPTYYPTQWWQVALLYGVFGFAVLSKGPVGLVLPTAIIGMFLLIMRLPSAEPTTTWWQWGVSLVRPFFPLHFLKTVWFMRPLLAVAACLAVALPWYVWVAARDFRWIEGFFLEHNLNRAVTSFEGHSGPPIYYLVAICIGFFPWSVFFTPLLWDVRQQLRSDTRYKAALIFCCCWVAVWMGAFSIAQTKLPSYITPLYPGLALLTGMFVARVLEKRTDFSTRWLDLAFGLTTLVGVVLCVALAWLAGKFLPGEQFVALLGLVLIVGGGLAWWRKSQGNTQQAFRVFATASMLFVLGLFAVVAQRVSNHQAIGQLLAEIEAANPDAQLCSFGVSEASWVFYARQPIKFIPSDPADLQREFAVDRGTILLTTPEQLELLPPEMRSQLQEVAQAPYFLKDYPLIALQPSPELVEIAAQQQASRR, encoded by the coding sequence ATGTTCTCCGCGAACAAAAACCTGGGGCTGTTGGTGGCCCTGTGTGCGATCGTTTTCTTCGTGAATCTGGGTGGTCCGAAGCTTTGGGATCGAGACGAACCCCGTAATGCCGGCTGCGCTATCGAAATGATGGAAGCCGCCGACTGGGTCGTACCCCGATTCAACGACGAATTGCGAACCCACAAGCCTGCGCTGCTTTATTGGCTGATGATTACGGCCTACTCCTGGTTTGGGATTAGCGAATTCAGTGCCCGGTTTTTCTCGGCAGTGCTCGGAACGCTGACTGTTCTGTTGACCTACGATATCGGGCGAAGGCTCTTTAACCCGACGGCCGCACTTTGGGCTGGCATTTGTCTGGCGACCACGTTGATGTTCACCGTAGCGGCCCGAGCGGCGACGCCCGATGCTCCGCTGATCTTTTTTGTCACACTCGGACTGTGGACATATGTCTTGTTCAGCTTTCGAGCAACGGAAGACGAATCCGTCGAACCGACTTACTATCCAACGCAGTGGTGGCAGGTCGCATTGCTGTACGGTGTATTCGGCTTTGCAGTCCTGTCGAAGGGCCCCGTCGGGCTGGTATTGCCCACCGCGATCATCGGCATGTTTCTACTGATCATGCGATTGCCGTCCGCAGAGCCGACCACCACTTGGTGGCAGTGGGGCGTTTCGTTGGTGCGGCCGTTCTTTCCGCTGCATTTCCTGAAAACGGTTTGGTTCATGCGTCCATTGTTGGCCGTCGCAGCTTGCCTGGCAGTTGCGCTGCCGTGGTATGTTTGGGTCGCTGCTCGTGACTTCCGCTGGATCGAAGGCTTCTTTCTCGAACACAATCTCAACCGGGCGGTGACCTCTTTCGAGGGGCACTCCGGTCCACCGATCTACTATTTAGTGGCCATCTGCATCGGCTTCTTCCCTTGGTCGGTCTTCTTCACGCCGCTCTTGTGGGACGTTCGCCAACAGTTGCGGTCGGACACTCGTTACAAGGCGGCACTCATCTTTTGCTGCTGCTGGGTAGCCGTTTGGATGGGGGCGTTTTCCATTGCTCAAACCAAACTGCCTAGCTATATCACGCCCCTTTATCCTGGCCTGGCCCTGCTGACAGGTATGTTTGTCGCTCGCGTTTTGGAGAAGCGGACCGACTTCTCAACGCGTTGGCTCGATCTTGCTTTCGGCCTAACCACCCTCGTCGGTGTTGTTTTGTGCGTTGCTTTGGCTTGGTTGGCCGGGAAGTTTCTTCCAGGCGAACAGTTCGTCGCTCTGCTGGGGCTTGTTCTGATTGTCGGAGGCGGATTGGCCTGGTGGCGGAAGTCGCAGGGCAATACCCAACAAGCGTTCCGAGTCTTCGCGACCGCCTCGATGTTGTTTGTGCTCGGCCTCTTCGCGGTCGTTGCTCAGCGGGTTTCCAATCATCAGGCGATTGGTCAGTTGCTGGCCGAAATCGAAGCCGCTAACCCTGATGCGCAGCTTTGTTCGTTTGGCGTAAGTGAAGCCAGCTGGGTGTTTTACGCTCGCCAGCCGATCAAGTTTATTCCTTCCGATCCTGCCGATCTGCAGCGAGAATTCGCGGTCGATCGAGGGACCATCCTGCTGACTACCCCCGAGCAGCTTGAGCTGCTTCCACCGGAGATGCGAAGCCAGCTTCAGGAGGTCGCTCAGGCCCCTTATTTCCTGAAGGATTACCCGCTGATCGCGCTGCAGCCATCGCCGGAATTGGTTGAAATTGCGGCACAACAGCAGGCTTCCCGCCGCTAG
- a CDS encoding secretin N-terminal domain-containing protein: MSQRQDGLKNANSSIARSLCPRLSVCLLRGGLLWAIAMVCLGVGVGHVSAEGISPRIQSALKQRGDLTLRETSLPHALQTISEIWNINVVMGSKVEGTINGTFRDAPLYDILDSILLLNGYGYRPVGDSLVIVPQTELGTANPMFRSETIPLKHASAVEIIPALESLRSRGGSIQAIASANSLAVVDYPHHVQMIREAVANIDRVAAASGAAPGTRIITDVLNFRPEYIDAKSLLEAIQSLISADGRAAVVDSENQVIVIDRPENLRMIESMLRRLDVPKPQVRITALIYDIDLDDMENLGVNWSTFFKGRTLADGTTENLFGIESAIAIPAAASDPTGVMTFQTLSSGFDLKAVIDAVRQMDDSRLLADPNVVVVDRERALIQIVTEIPYQQLTQTSAGGNIGTTAFREAGVMLTVTPRIAADGTIEMDVVPTFSRLTGFSEGPNRQPIIDKRETSTTVRVADGQVLVIGGLRQRIDISNDNGIPYLKDLKYVGKLFRYRSTQVRESELVVFLRTEILPFPTQDLNCRQIDAYEESYAKLDAVPQASQYPWPKLSPPPPGKRPTSFGPDPRRQLAPGAVPPQGMPPHGIAPQGMPPQAMPEGGYQVPPQMMHEEPIQSPSQQMPVYESHVIRRFPMVR, translated from the coding sequence ATGTCACAACGCCAGGATGGCCTAAAAAACGCAAACTCCTCGATCGCCAGATCGCTTTGCCCTCGGCTTAGCGTCTGTCTGCTGCGCGGCGGTTTGCTGTGGGCTATCGCAATGGTTTGCCTCGGCGTCGGTGTTGGTCATGTTTCTGCCGAAGGCATCAGTCCCCGCATTCAATCTGCTTTGAAGCAGCGCGGAGATTTGACGCTGCGAGAAACAAGCCTGCCGCATGCACTGCAAACAATCAGCGAGATTTGGAACATCAACGTCGTGATGGGAAGCAAAGTGGAAGGGACCATCAACGGAACCTTCCGCGACGCCCCGCTGTACGACATTCTCGATTCGATACTGCTGCTCAACGGCTATGGCTACCGCCCCGTCGGCGATAGTCTGGTGATCGTTCCGCAAACCGAACTGGGAACGGCCAATCCCATGTTTCGTTCCGAGACGATTCCGCTGAAACATGCCAGTGCCGTAGAGATTATCCCTGCGCTGGAGTCCCTTCGCTCGCGGGGTGGATCGATTCAGGCGATTGCTTCGGCGAATAGCCTGGCAGTGGTTGACTATCCCCATCACGTTCAGATGATTCGGGAAGCGGTTGCCAATATTGATCGCGTTGCCGCTGCATCTGGTGCCGCCCCTGGCACGCGGATCATTACTGACGTGCTCAATTTTCGGCCTGAATATATCGACGCGAAAAGCTTGCTGGAAGCGATCCAGTCGTTGATTAGCGCCGATGGGCGTGCGGCGGTCGTAGACTCCGAGAACCAAGTCATCGTCATCGATCGACCAGAGAACCTGCGAATGATCGAGAGCATGCTGCGGCGGTTGGACGTGCCGAAACCGCAAGTTCGCATTACGGCGCTGATCTACGATATCGACTTGGACGACATGGAAAATCTGGGCGTGAACTGGAGCACGTTCTTCAAAGGGCGAACGCTGGCAGACGGCACGACCGAGAACCTCTTCGGGATCGAGTCGGCGATTGCGATTCCTGCGGCGGCAAGCGATCCGACTGGGGTGATGACGTTTCAAACGCTGAGCAGCGGGTTCGACTTGAAGGCGGTGATTGACGCCGTCCGGCAAATGGACGACTCTCGTTTACTCGCGGATCCGAACGTGGTCGTGGTGGACCGAGAAAGAGCGCTGATTCAGATCGTTACTGAAATTCCCTATCAGCAGCTGACGCAGACGTCGGCAGGGGGCAACATCGGGACCACTGCGTTTCGAGAAGCAGGCGTCATGCTGACGGTGACTCCTCGAATTGCCGCGGACGGGACAATCGAAATGGATGTGGTGCCGACGTTCAGCCGGCTAACAGGTTTTAGCGAAGGCCCTAACCGTCAGCCAATTATTGATAAGCGAGAAACGAGCACCACCGTGCGTGTCGCCGATGGCCAAGTGTTGGTAATCGGTGGTCTTCGTCAGCGAATCGATATCAGCAACGACAATGGGATTCCTTACTTGAAGGATCTCAAGTATGTCGGCAAGCTGTTTCGCTATCGCAGCACTCAGGTTCGGGAAAGTGAACTGGTCGTCTTTCTGCGAACCGAAATTCTGCCGTTCCCGACACAAGACTTGAACTGCCGACAAATCGATGCGTACGAAGAAAGCTATGCCAAGTTGGACGCGGTCCCACAGGCATCGCAGTACCCTTGGCCCAAGCTAAGTCCGCCACCGCCAGGCAAGCGGCCGACATCTTTCGGACCAGATCCCCGGCGGCAATTGGCTCCAGGGGCAGTTCCACCGCAAGGCATGCCTCCCCACGGAATCGCGCCGCAGGGGATGCCGCCTCAAGCGATGCCAGAAGGGGGCTATCAGGTTCCGCCGCAAATGATGCACGAGGAACCGATTCAATCGCCGTCCCAACAGATGCCGGTATACGAATCGCACGTGATTCGGCGATTTCCGATGGTGCGTTAG
- a CDS encoding PilN domain-containing protein: MKTKRISKKNDHRPVLALQIGHTKVRAVLYRIEDGSLCECESLEESWQEGHWKIHSEDGMDGLKSALRRLLARTPRGIDEAYVALSGEFCVTRVVSDTNENVAYEVREIESRSNLYLSLGHGPKVVAGNILQQDPKHQHATVSVVHRQTIEAILEVAKGVGLTITAIEPTVISLCRLLGALRLDREAPALLVCPGQSGVEIAISYQGRLYLDYRPAGITQQEEIAEILVHHLERLQRYCRRHARVMQSAIGSVYLTGERRRAEAIQAQLGGRLRMPVEILQMEGSGNEIASLLRNLPISHFPAAGVGLLAVREYATPGPNLMERLHADYEEPLFTRTLKVLGPLAAVVLIAAMVWGYLWEQRWELQQAMAQAAELEPIHRESILLRGVMKQNRETLNAHQQVGKQLPLRPVARWIEKIGQAVPDDAWLTNVSLDDEGDLTIEGNTTNEASIFAYGEEVGQFDFVHRATVDGAVPSNTKSGPAIKFTIHCDIDDWEELEDQDDGSI, encoded by the coding sequence ATGAAAACAAAACGCATTTCCAAGAAGAACGATCATCGCCCGGTCCTGGCTTTGCAGATCGGTCACACCAAAGTTCGTGCGGTGCTATATCGCATTGAAGATGGCAGCTTGTGCGAGTGTGAGTCGCTGGAAGAGTCGTGGCAAGAAGGGCATTGGAAGATCCACAGCGAAGATGGCATGGATGGCCTGAAGTCCGCGTTGCGAAGACTCCTCGCGCGGACACCACGCGGCATTGACGAAGCGTATGTGGCACTCTCGGGCGAATTCTGCGTGACGCGGGTCGTGAGCGATACCAACGAGAACGTCGCCTACGAAGTCCGTGAGATCGAATCGCGTAGCAATCTCTATCTTTCGCTCGGACATGGGCCGAAGGTAGTCGCCGGGAATATCTTGCAGCAAGATCCGAAGCATCAACATGCGACCGTTTCGGTTGTCCATCGACAAACGATCGAAGCGATTTTGGAAGTCGCCAAAGGTGTCGGTCTGACGATTACTGCGATCGAACCGACCGTGATTTCGCTGTGCCGCTTGCTGGGGGCATTGCGGCTCGATCGCGAAGCTCCTGCACTGCTGGTTTGCCCTGGACAGTCTGGCGTCGAGATCGCAATCTCGTATCAAGGGCGGTTGTACCTCGACTATCGTCCGGCCGGGATCACTCAGCAGGAAGAGATCGCTGAGATTCTGGTTCATCACTTGGAACGGCTGCAGCGTTATTGCCGCCGCCATGCTCGAGTGATGCAAAGTGCAATTGGTTCGGTCTACTTGACCGGCGAACGGCGCCGTGCGGAAGCGATTCAAGCTCAGCTAGGCGGCCGCCTCAGAATGCCGGTCGAAATATTACAAATGGAAGGGAGCGGCAACGAGATTGCTTCGCTACTGCGAAACCTGCCGATCTCGCATTTTCCAGCCGCAGGCGTCGGATTGTTGGCGGTGCGTGAATATGCCACGCCGGGACCAAACTTGATGGAACGGCTGCATGCCGACTACGAAGAACCACTCTTCACGCGAACGCTTAAAGTGCTCGGTCCCTTGGCGGCTGTTGTCCTGATTGCCGCGATGGTGTGGGGATATTTGTGGGAACAACGGTGGGAACTGCAGCAGGCAATGGCGCAAGCGGCCGAGTTGGAACCGATTCACCGCGAATCGATCTTGCTGCGTGGCGTGATGAAGCAAAACCGCGAAACGTTGAATGCCCATCAGCAAGTTGGTAAGCAGTTGCCGCTTCGGCCGGTGGCTCGGTGGATCGAAAAGATCGGTCAGGCCGTTCCGGACGATGCATGGCTGACAAACGTGTCCCTGGATGACGAAGGTGACCTGACCATCGAAGGGAATACGACCAACGAGGCGAGCATCTTTGCCTACGGCGAAGAGGTGGGGCAATTCGACTTCGTGCATCGAGCCACCGTCGACGGTGCCGTTCCGTCGAATACGAAGTCGGGACCGGCGATCAAGTTCACCATTCACTGTGACATTGACGATTGGGAAGAGTTGGAGGATCAAGACGATGGCAGCATCTAG
- a CDS encoding GspE/PulE family protein — translation MAGRLGDILVARGHITQEQLEGALRSQGSERGMLGAILLRRGLVTREQVGSALAEQFEVPFETIVPEAVNPQLVRLLPEEFARSRSTVPVGLAKRRLRLAMAAPDDIETISEAELITGYPVDPIVSFGADIQDTLDRGFDDKIVARQTIVDMKLQELAQHQDVDDEAEQIAALNEEEAAPVVRLVKSLLSGAINSSSSDIHLEPHKPEMRVRYRVDGQLQQVMTIPNHIEEAVIARIKVMGDMDTTETRRPQDGHISIEDGGKNVNFRVSTIPTVLGEKVVMRLIDESSKVFRMDQLGFSDVDSHRLQELIDKPHGMLVVTGPTGSGKSTTLYAMLSELNQVHRNIVTVEDPVEYRLPGITQVHSDNEFGLGFANALKYIMRQDPDVIMVGEIRDHETATTAVQAALTGHLLISTLHTNDAVGSVARLNDLGIDHFRIGGSLLGSVAQRLLRTICPFCKEPAQPNQTMLETISRRCRIPTDAVFYHGRGCNKCLGSGYQGRVPVFEIMVNTHRMAEAIDQGMPQAKLRELAVEEGMTDLLTAGVRMAVAGRTTLEEAYFKTMG, via the coding sequence ATGGCAGGACGGCTAGGTGACATTCTGGTAGCTCGCGGGCACATCACTCAGGAACAACTGGAAGGTGCGCTCCGCAGCCAAGGTTCCGAGCGAGGTATGCTCGGCGCCATTCTGCTGCGCCGCGGCTTGGTGACTCGCGAACAAGTCGGCTCGGCATTGGCAGAGCAGTTTGAAGTGCCGTTCGAGACGATTGTGCCAGAGGCGGTCAACCCGCAGTTGGTGCGATTGTTACCGGAAGAGTTCGCCCGCAGCCGCAGTACCGTGCCTGTCGGGCTGGCCAAACGAAGATTGCGCCTGGCCATGGCGGCGCCGGACGATATCGAAACGATTTCTGAAGCGGAATTGATCACCGGTTATCCGGTCGACCCAATCGTGAGTTTCGGCGCGGACATTCAGGACACGCTCGATCGTGGTTTCGACGACAAAATTGTCGCACGTCAGACCATCGTCGATATGAAGCTGCAGGAACTTGCTCAGCATCAAGATGTCGACGACGAAGCGGAACAGATTGCCGCGCTCAACGAAGAAGAAGCAGCTCCCGTTGTTCGCCTGGTGAAATCGCTTTTGTCAGGGGCGATTAACTCGAGCTCCAGCGATATTCACTTGGAACCGCACAAGCCAGAAATGCGGGTGCGGTATCGTGTCGATGGGCAACTCCAGCAAGTGATGACCATTCCTAATCACATTGAAGAAGCGGTGATCGCGCGTATCAAAGTGATGGGAGACATGGACACCACTGAAACGCGGCGTCCGCAAGATGGGCACATCAGCATTGAGGATGGCGGCAAGAACGTCAACTTCCGTGTGAGCACCATTCCGACCGTGTTGGGCGAAAAAGTGGTGATGCGTTTGATCGACGAAAGCTCGAAGGTGTTCCGTATGGATCAGCTCGGCTTCAGCGATGTCGATAGCCACCGTTTGCAGGAACTGATCGACAAGCCACACGGAATGCTGGTCGTTACCGGGCCAACTGGTTCGGGGAAATCGACGACGCTTTACGCGATGCTTTCAGAGCTGAACCAGGTACACCGCAACATTGTCACCGTTGAAGACCCTGTCGAGTACCGTTTGCCAGGCATCACTCAGGTTCACTCCGATAACGAATTTGGTCTCGGGTTTGCCAACGCTTTGAAGTACATCATGCGGCAAGACCCCGACGTGATCATGGTGGGTGAAATTCGCGATCATGAAACGGCAACCACGGCTGTGCAAGCCGCACTCACAGGGCACTTGCTGATCAGTACGCTGCACACCAACGACGCTGTCGGTTCCGTCGCGCGACTGAATGACTTGGGAATTGACCACTTTCGGATCGGTGGTTCGCTGCTGGGAAGTGTGGCTCAACGATTGTTGCGGACGATCTGTCCGTTCTGCAAAGAACCGGCTCAACCGAATCAAACGATGCTCGAGACAATCTCGCGTCGCTGTCGCATTCCAACTGATGCGGTGTTTTACCATGGCCGCGGCTGCAACAAGTGCCTCGGTAGTGGCTATCAAGGACGTGTTCCGGTCTTTGAAATTATGGTCAACACGCACCGTATGGCCGAAGCGATTGATCAGGGAATGCCCCAAGCAAAGCTACGCGAATTGGCGGTTGAAGAAGGAATGACCGACCTGCTGACGGCTGGGGTTCGGATGGCAGTGGCCGGACGAACGACCCTGGAAGAAGCCTACTTCAAGACGATGGGTTAA